A region of the Deinococcus depolymerans genome:
GCCCATTCAATCGGAGTCCGTCTCAGGCGTTCTTACAGCCCGCGTTTGCTGAGCCAGGTGCGGAAGCCGAGCATCTCGGTGGCCTGGGCGGTGATGATGCTCCGGGCCAGCGTGAGGACACGGGCGTCCTGTCCGCGCTGCAGGGCCAGGTTCGCCATGTCGATGGCGGACGCATGGTGCGGCAGCATGCCCTGCACGAACGCCACGTCCGGGTTGCTGGCCTTCCGGACCGAGTCGGCCATGCCGGTCATGCGGCCCTTCATGTGGTTGGCCATGGCGCTGTTGCTGCCGAGGCCCTTGAGGAGACTGTTCATCTGGGTGATCTCGCGGGTCTGGTCGCGGATCACGGCGGTCGCCCAGGCTTTCACGGTCGCGTCCCGGCTCAGGGGCAGCGCGGCGCGGGCCATGTCCACGGCCATCTGGTGGTGCGGGACCATCATGCTCAGGAAGGCCCGGTCGAACGCCTGTCCCTGCAGGTGGGGCAGGTTACCCAGGTCGGACGCGCCCGTTCCAGTCGCGGCGTGGTGCATGCCGGGCATGGCGGCCTGCGCGGACGGGCCGCTCAGGGTGAGGGCCGTCAGGGTCAGGGTGATCAGGGAGGCGCGGAAGGTGGCTGTCATGCCGTCACCCTAGAGAGCGCCTGTTCAGCTTGTGTAAAGCGGGGGCCGCGGTGTTCGACAGCGGCGGGCACCTGGGATAGCGTGGCGGGGTGCGCCTGTTTCCGCGTCTGCTGCTCAGTCACCTGGCCGTG
Encoded here:
- a CDS encoding DUF305 domain-containing protein, whose protein sequence is MTATFRASLITLTLTALTLSGPSAQAAMPGMHHAATGTGASDLGNLPHLQGQAFDRAFLSMMVPHHQMAVDMARAALPLSRDATVKAWATAVIRDQTREITQMNSLLKGLGSNSAMANHMKGRMTGMADSVRKASNPDVAFVQGMLPHHASAIDMANLALQRGQDARVLTLARSIITAQATEMLGFRTWLSKRGL